A stretch of the Mesorhizobium huakuii genome encodes the following:
- a CDS encoding aminotransferase class I/II-fold pyridoxal phosphate-dependent enzyme: MNIAVARTLSGRQDIARLASNENPDGCSPTVMKALASPSFEPWRYADPACTALRAALGEKVAIDPGLIVVGNGSEEMIAAISRAILSPGACVVTTVPSFGLHEIEPLAVGAKVAKIPMTAEMGFDLRALEAAIAEEPRIVFISSPWNPVGPGLDHAALQRLIAAVRPGTLFVLDEAYFEFSDPGAPDGIEILRDSDIDYVVLRTFSKAYGLAGLRVGYALCSSVELAAVIAAAKTPFNVNGAAQIAAIAALADEGWMRASSSRARAERERVAAALAELGFRVAPSQTNFLFFDCNGDSARLAASLLGQGIIVKAWRESGYERYMRVTIGSPADNDRLIATLQGLAGQ, encoded by the coding sequence ATGAACATTGCGGTGGCGCGCACGCTCAGCGGTCGCCAGGACATCGCCCGGCTGGCCAGCAATGAGAATCCCGACGGCTGTTCTCCAACTGTCATGAAGGCGCTTGCATCGCCGTCGTTCGAGCCATGGCGCTATGCCGATCCGGCCTGCACGGCGTTGCGTGCGGCACTTGGCGAGAAAGTGGCGATCGACCCGGGTCTGATCGTTGTCGGCAACGGATCGGAGGAAATGATCGCTGCGATTTCGCGCGCCATACTCTCGCCCGGCGCCTGCGTTGTCACGACGGTGCCGAGCTTTGGTCTGCACGAAATCGAGCCCCTGGCGGTCGGCGCCAAGGTGGCCAAGATTCCCATGACCGCAGAAATGGGATTTGATCTGCGCGCACTCGAAGCCGCGATCGCTGAGGAGCCGAGGATCGTTTTCATCTCATCGCCCTGGAATCCCGTGGGACCAGGCCTCGACCACGCCGCCCTGCAACGCCTCATTGCAGCCGTTCGGCCTGGAACGCTCTTTGTTCTCGACGAGGCTTATTTCGAGTTCTCCGATCCGGGCGCGCCCGACGGCATCGAAATCTTGCGAGACAGCGACATCGACTATGTCGTCCTTCGGACATTTTCCAAAGCCTATGGCCTGGCCGGACTGCGCGTCGGTTATGCCCTGTGTTCCAGCGTTGAACTCGCGGCGGTGATTGCCGCCGCGAAAACGCCGTTCAACGTCAACGGGGCGGCACAGATCGCGGCCATCGCCGCGCTGGCTGACGAAGGCTGGATGAGAGCGTCGTCCAGCCGCGCAAGAGCAGAGCGGGAGCGTGTCGCGGCCGCACTTGCCGAGCTCGGCTTCCGGGTTGCGCCGTCGCAGACCAATTTCCTTTTCTTCGATTGCAACGGCGACAGTGCGCGCCTTGCGGCCTCGCTGCTTGGGCAGGGGATCATCGTCAAGGCATGGCGCGAAAGCGGGTATGAGCGCTATATGCGCGTCACAATCGGCTCGCCTGCCGACAATGACCGGCTGATCGCAACCCTTCAGGGGCTCGCAGGCCAATGA
- a CDS encoding aromatic ring-hydroxylating dioxygenase subunit alpha: protein MRSYPIAERYGLLWVWMGEPQKADPALIFEVDHWGDPAWGVNRGESMTLDCNYLYMTDNLLDPSHVSWVHQSSFGGVPAMEDVPLETTVGPDGVTVWRWMVDVEPAPFYAPFLKFSGHCDRKQHYEVRYPSNAIIKAIFVPARTGGEGKPYHEDVFLMDSYNFMTPVDENQTKYYWFQMRNFAPADQEVSRQFATSVRGAFDEDRAVLNAVHKGMANKRTPNLDLKIDVGPMRFRRNLSKLIAAESQQLAAAE, encoded by the coding sequence GTGCGTTCCTATCCGATTGCCGAGCGCTACGGCCTGCTGTGGGTCTGGATGGGCGAGCCGCAGAAGGCCGATCCCGCCTTGATCTTCGAAGTCGACCACTGGGGCGATCCGGCATGGGGCGTCAATCGCGGCGAGTCGATGACGCTCGATTGCAACTACCTCTACATGACTGACAATTTGCTGGATCCGTCGCACGTCTCCTGGGTCCATCAGTCGTCTTTTGGCGGTGTCCCGGCGATGGAAGACGTGCCGCTCGAGACCACCGTGGGCCCGGACGGGGTGACCGTGTGGCGCTGGATGGTGGATGTCGAGCCAGCGCCATTCTACGCGCCGTTCCTGAAGTTCTCAGGCCATTGCGACCGCAAGCAGCACTACGAAGTGCGCTACCCCAGCAACGCCATCATCAAGGCCATCTTCGTGCCCGCCCGTACCGGTGGCGAAGGCAAGCCGTACCATGAGGATGTATTCCTCATGGACAGCTACAACTTCATGACGCCCGTCGATGAGAACCAGACGAAATACTACTGGTTCCAGATGCGCAACTTCGCGCCCGCCGACCAGGAGGTCTCACGCCAGTTCGCCACATCGGTGCGCGGGGCATTCGACGAAGACCGCGCTGTCTTGAATGCCGTGCACAAAGGCATGGCCAACAAACGGACACCCAATCTCGATCTCAAGATCGATGTCGGACCGATGCGCTTTCGTCGCAATCTTTCAAAACTCATTGCCGCCGAAAGCCAGCAATTGGCCGCGGCCGAATGA
- a CDS encoding 2Fe-2S iron-sulfur cluster-binding protein, translating into MSSLSARASVERSGFRDLKVVAKVRESAIITSFLLEPVQAQGWRPYQPGQFLVFRIPASKQAAGAKDYVLRNYSVSGPPSVVGTYRISVKREAPPKAGLPAGLSSCFLHDQIEVGDVLSAEGPRGDFVLDSGSSRPVVLLSGGVGLTPMVSMLHALSSTPDPSISDRRVVFIHACENGDVHALRDEVSALAATRPGVTVHFCYRSPTERDKSDRKFHSEGLVSREMLQRLLPLDDYDFYLCGPPPFMQAVYAIVRDLGVPKARVAYEFFGPATVLDVAQTPAIAPPRVEIEPDGKAVAVEFRKSGIKAAWDGVSSLLEFAEEQGLEPEFSCRAGVCGTCKSRLISGEVSYFEEPLDELEPGEVLLCCSKPRGSVVLDI; encoded by the coding sequence ATGAGCTCATTGTCCGCCCGCGCAAGTGTGGAACGAAGCGGGTTTCGCGACCTGAAAGTCGTCGCGAAGGTCAGGGAGAGCGCGATCATCACATCGTTCCTCCTCGAACCGGTGCAGGCGCAGGGCTGGCGGCCGTACCAGCCGGGCCAGTTCCTGGTGTTCCGCATTCCCGCTTCGAAGCAAGCGGCGGGCGCAAAGGACTATGTGCTGCGAAACTACAGCGTCTCCGGCCCGCCGAGCGTCGTCGGCACTTACCGGATCAGCGTCAAGCGGGAGGCCCCGCCCAAGGCGGGCTTACCAGCCGGGCTGAGTTCCTGCTTCCTGCACGACCAGATCGAAGTGGGCGATGTCCTGTCGGCCGAAGGGCCGCGCGGCGATTTCGTTCTCGACTCCGGCAGCAGCCGGCCCGTTGTCCTGCTCAGCGGTGGCGTAGGCCTGACGCCAATGGTTTCGATGCTGCATGCCCTTTCATCGACACCGGATCCTTCGATATCGGATCGTCGAGTGGTCTTCATCCACGCCTGCGAGAACGGGGACGTTCATGCATTGCGCGACGAGGTGTCGGCCTTGGCGGCCACACGGCCCGGCGTCACGGTTCACTTCTGCTATCGCTCACCGACGGAGCGCGACAAATCGGACCGGAAATTCCACAGCGAGGGCCTGGTTTCGCGCGAAATGCTCCAGCGTCTTTTGCCGCTCGACGACTACGACTTCTACCTCTGCGGTCCGCCGCCTTTCATGCAAGCTGTCTACGCGATCGTGCGGGACCTTGGCGTGCCGAAAGCGCGCGTCGCCTACGAGTTTTTCGGCCCGGCCACGGTGCTCGATGTCGCGCAGACACCTGCCATAGCCCCACCAAGGGTGGAGATCGAGCCAGACGGCAAAGCCGTTGCGGTCGAGTTCCGGAAATCGGGGATCAAGGCTGCATGGGACGGTGTGTCATCCCTGCTCGAATTCGCCGAGGAGCAAGGCCTGGAACCGGAATTCAGCTGCCGCGCCGGCGTCTGCGGCACGTGCAAGTCGCGGCTGATCAGCGGTGAGGTCAGCTATTTCGAAGAGCCGCTCGACGAGCTTGAGCCAGGGGAAGTGTTGCTGTGCTGCTCCAAGCCGCGCGGATCTGTCGTCCTGGATATCTGA
- a CDS encoding FAD-binding oxidoreductase yields the protein MKAAAVASHDERIGNLVPLPLIESLRTIVGTSNVRIAEVSGTIEQDAAIIVLPASTDEVAAVVRVCCQYEIPVVPLGGGTGLVGGSISHIGEIVLSTARMNRIERLDPVERTAVVDAGVTLEELQTAARVHGLEPGIDLAARGSATIGGMVSTNAGGMMAFRNGVMRHRILGLEAVMADGSVYCDLTRVVKNSAGYDLKHLFIGAEGTLGIVTRVVVKLDPSPKATATALFGLPSVEAALETIRMAFQSSVGHLRAAEAMWNTYFRLATSAYGWSEPGVALDQPIFLLLSLGGARQDALHEDFERLFCETVERFPEATGIIASSRRQENDLWRLREDSSVLYRVHPSAPSFDVSVPLSEIPDYLERALAGLVAIEPDLVPYVFGHLADGNLHIILNRQGPLPERMAEAVERVLYDGLRELGGSFSAEHGIGSKRIHSLLATADQTKLATMERIKKALDGRSLMNPDKVLPGHGWFVRCPGPPASEVRRSQRQNETAND from the coding sequence ATGAAAGCTGCCGCGGTCGCAAGCCATGACGAACGTATCGGCAATTTGGTGCCCCTTCCGCTGATTGAAAGCCTTCGTACCATCGTCGGCACTTCGAACGTGCGTATCGCCGAGGTCTCCGGGACGATCGAACAGGACGCCGCCATCATTGTGTTGCCAGCCTCCACAGATGAGGTTGCCGCGGTCGTTCGTGTCTGCTGCCAGTACGAGATCCCGGTGGTGCCTCTCGGTGGCGGGACGGGTCTTGTCGGGGGAAGCATTTCGCATATTGGCGAGATCGTCCTTTCGACGGCACGCATGAACCGGATCGAACGGCTCGATCCGGTTGAGCGGACTGCAGTCGTCGATGCCGGCGTCACCCTGGAAGAATTGCAAACGGCAGCAAGAGTCCATGGTCTGGAACCGGGTATCGATCTGGCCGCGCGGGGCTCCGCGACGATCGGCGGCATGGTGTCCACCAACGCCGGTGGGATGATGGCGTTTCGCAATGGCGTCATGCGCCATCGGATCCTTGGTCTCGAGGCGGTGATGGCGGATGGTTCTGTCTATTGCGACCTCACCAGGGTGGTGAAGAATTCCGCTGGCTATGACCTCAAGCATCTCTTCATCGGCGCTGAAGGAACGCTTGGCATCGTCACCCGCGTCGTCGTCAAGCTCGACCCGTCGCCCAAGGCAACCGCCACCGCACTTTTTGGGCTGCCTTCGGTCGAAGCGGCTCTCGAAACCATCCGTATGGCGTTTCAATCCAGCGTCGGGCATTTGCGCGCCGCCGAGGCAATGTGGAATACCTACTTTAGGCTGGCGACCTCGGCGTATGGCTGGTCAGAACCCGGTGTTGCGCTCGACCAGCCGATATTCCTCCTGCTGTCGCTTGGTGGCGCCCGCCAAGATGCCCTTCATGAGGATTTCGAACGCCTCTTTTGCGAAACCGTCGAGCGCTTTCCGGAGGCGACAGGCATCATCGCCAGCTCGCGGCGGCAGGAAAACGATCTGTGGCGGCTGCGGGAGGACAGCAGCGTCCTCTACCGCGTGCACCCGAGCGCACCATCGTTCGACGTATCCGTCCCGCTGTCGGAAATTCCGGACTATCTCGAAAGGGCCCTCGCTGGCCTTGTCGCGATCGAACCCGATCTTGTCCCGTATGTTTTCGGGCATCTCGCGGATGGCAATTTGCACATCATCCTGAACCGTCAGGGCCCGCTCCCCGAGCGCATGGCAGAAGCGGTCGAGCGCGTTCTCTATGACGGCCTGCGCGAGCTTGGCGGCTCCTTTTCCGCCGAGCACGGTATCGGATCCAAGCGCATCCATTCGCTCCTGGCAACGGCCGACCAGACCAAGCTCGCCACGATGGAACGGATCAAGAAGGCGCTGGACGGTCGGTCACTCATGAACCCTGACAAGGTACTGCCTGGCCATGGCTGGTTCGTCCGTTGTCCCGGACCGCCTGCTTCCGAAGTGCGCCGATCGCAACGTCAAAACGAGACCGCCAATGACTAG